One stretch of Tenuifilum sp. 4138str DNA includes these proteins:
- a CDS encoding MraY family glycosyltransferase has product MENKAIAFTALIAISGIASLLLTAFIKKWAVRYNVVSEPSNRGLHSTVTPRGGGLAFVIVWYLGIFSLHLLGALDRNLFFALVSGVILGLVSFLDDIFAIKPILRLLVHFIVAIAAFYLLGGLRKPISLGIDMLSSPYITYPLAVIGMVWFINLYNFMDGADGFASLEAIIVSVVLFIFTNSYELLLLVSVVLGFLYWNWPKAKIFMGDVGSTQLGFILVVLGIHYHNSLDFSIFNWLMITAPFWFDATLTLYRRWRNKEKLSQPHRKHAYQRFVRAGYSHLTLDIVLVGINLVIFLLILLYREWDFLKLPVYITSLFFLYFLTRKVDRLTPFKE; this is encoded by the coding sequence ATGGAAAATAAGGCAATTGCATTTACTGCTTTGATAGCTATTTCAGGAATAGCGTCACTTTTGTTAACTGCATTTATTAAAAAATGGGCAGTAAGGTATAACGTGGTTAGCGAACCTTCAAACAGGGGGCTTCACTCCACTGTTACCCCTCGGGGAGGAGGTCTTGCCTTTGTAATAGTATGGTATCTAGGGATTTTTTCCCTACATCTTCTTGGTGCTCTGGATAGAAATTTATTCTTTGCTTTGGTTTCGGGTGTAATTCTTGGGCTTGTAAGTTTTCTCGACGATATTTTTGCAATCAAACCAATCTTAAGGTTACTGGTCCATTTTATAGTAGCAATAGCAGCATTTTACCTTTTAGGTGGCCTCAGAAAACCAATTTCATTGGGGATTGACATGCTAAGTAGTCCTTACATTACTTATCCTTTGGCCGTAATTGGAATGGTGTGGTTTATCAATCTCTACAATTTCATGGATGGTGCCGATGGCTTTGCATCGCTCGAGGCAATTATTGTGAGTGTTGTACTATTTATTTTTACTAATAGTTACGAGTTACTTTTATTAGTATCGGTTGTATTGGGGTTTCTATACTGGAACTGGCCAAAGGCTAAAATCTTTATGGGCGATGTGGGTAGTACCCAGTTGGGGTTTATTCTTGTTGTTCTGGGAATACACTATCACAATTCCTTAGATTTCTCAATTTTTAACTGGTTAATGATAACGGCACCATTCTGGTTCGATGCAACTCTTACCCTTTACCGCCGTTGGCGTAATAAAGAAAAGTTGAGTCAGCCACACCGTAAGCATGCCTACCAGCGATTTGTTAGGGCCGGATACTCACATCTAACCCTCGATATAGTTCTTGTGGGTATTAATTTAGTTATTTTTTTACTTATTCTTCTTTATCGGGAATGGGATTTTCTTAAGCTTCCGGTATATATCACATCTTTGTTTTTTCTTTACTTTTTAACAAGAAAGGTTGACAGATTAACCCCTTTTAAGGAATAG
- a CDS encoding lipopolysaccharide biosynthesis protein — protein sequence MLNRFINYFKRTEVVQHASVLVVGTIIAQAIPILLQPFLRRFFTPESFGLYSVYNSIIGILMVVACFRFEQAIVLPKRDSDASAIAIASLSFSLIFSAILFLAILLLRSKLLTLINLPEEKGYIIFLVPVGTFLLSAFQVFNYWLIRKKGFVPIAANKFARRVVEGVTQSAFALVGYSKGLIYGDIAGQVANFTVSLWQSGKKGFSVENINFVRLKHLLLKYSDFPKYNLIPSLLSAASFLLPVIFINKYFTAEQAGYFDLTKLILSVPLALIAGSFSSVVLNRASEGFKANELFSYELKPLLFMALAIVFFEIVVISIWGETLFIFVFGKDWAQSGQIAKMLVWPFALNFITSSFTSIFIALNRIVWQSIWQVFYFILILSLTFFSHLNFESFIALYTLFEVLANISMLILLVVVIKKYEKKLT from the coding sequence TTGCTAAACAGGTTTATAAATTACTTCAAACGAACTGAGGTGGTTCAACACGCCTCAGTTTTAGTTGTCGGGACAATTATTGCCCAGGCAATTCCAATTCTATTGCAACCATTTCTGCGTAGGTTCTTTACTCCCGAATCGTTTGGGTTATACTCGGTATATAACAGTATTATAGGGATTTTGATGGTTGTTGCTTGTTTTAGGTTCGAGCAGGCAATTGTCCTGCCCAAGCGCGATAGCGATGCTTCGGCCATAGCAATAGCCTCATTATCGTTTAGTTTGATTTTTAGTGCAATATTGTTTCTTGCTATTTTGCTTTTAAGGTCTAAACTGCTTACTCTGATTAACCTGCCAGAGGAAAAGGGCTATATAATTTTTCTGGTTCCAGTAGGCACATTTCTGTTAAGTGCATTTCAGGTATTTAATTATTGGTTAATAAGGAAAAAGGGTTTTGTTCCAATAGCAGCAAATAAGTTTGCACGACGGGTTGTTGAAGGTGTTACTCAATCAGCATTTGCATTGGTAGGATATTCTAAAGGTTTAATTTATGGTGATATTGCAGGGCAAGTAGCTAACTTCACAGTGTCGCTTTGGCAATCGGGTAAAAAAGGTTTCTCAGTTGAAAATATAAATTTTGTTAGGTTAAAGCATCTACTTCTAAAGTATAGTGATTTTCCAAAGTATAATTTAATTCCAAGCCTTTTGAGTGCGGCTAGTTTCTTATTACCAGTTATTTTTATTAATAAGTATTTCACCGCTGAACAGGCAGGCTATTTCGATCTGACAAAGCTAATTCTTTCAGTACCTCTAGCATTAATTGCCGGATCATTTTCAAGTGTTGTTTTAAACAGAGCTTCGGAGGGTTTTAAAGCTAATGAGTTATTCTCTTATGAACTGAAACCCTTACTTTTCATGGCATTAGCAATTGTTTTTTTTGAGATTGTTGTGATAAGCATTTGGGGCGAAACGCTTTTTATTTTTGTATTCGGTAAGGATTGGGCTCAATCGGGGCAAATTGCCAAGATGTTGGTATGGCCTTTTGCATTAAACTTTATTACATCATCGTTTACATCGATATTTATTGCACTAAATAGAATTGTTTGGCAAAGCATTTGGCAAGTGTTCTATTTCATACTTATACTTTCTTTAACATTTTTTTCACATCTCAACTTTGAAAGTTTTATTGCGCTTTACACATTATTTGAAGTGCTGGCTAATATATCGATGTTAATTTTGCTGGTGGTTGTTATAAAAAAATACGAAAAAAAACTTACTTGA
- a CDS encoding glycosyltransferase, giving the protein MKRYDVLIVGDFPPATHTGISMVNALVRDILIEQGRAVHIIDESAWVYKGIKRAIHYLLGSHFSLLKFLLSSRTKYVYLNIPLSVAGQLRLLISCIIVKVFSPSSNLIGHIHRGDISVLAQKSINRCVFKLILAFFSTVVVLSKKFEVDLKSISPRTNSLVIPNTSLLEGLTRKPDVATRNDFVCVSNIIETKGLADLVEAFSDYRLKDYRLKIVGNIYDKLFYDNLIRNKSSNVEFITDSDREKVNALILSSQCLILPSWNEGQPLVILEAMSVGLPIIATNVGDIENMLGTDYQFLYEPHNVNMLIIKVLEFISFEAKDEISLKIRENYLKNYSRAIFTNNIHKLFK; this is encoded by the coding sequence TTGAAAAGGTATGATGTTTTAATTGTTGGCGATTTCCCTCCTGCTACCCATACCGGTATTAGTATGGTTAATGCACTCGTACGTGATATTCTAATTGAACAAGGTAGAGCTGTTCATATTATTGACGAGTCGGCATGGGTTTACAAAGGGATAAAACGGGCCATACATTATCTTTTAGGTTCACACTTCTCCCTGCTCAAATTCTTACTGAGTTCCAGAACCAAGTATGTTTACCTTAACATTCCATTGTCAGTTGCTGGCCAGCTTAGGCTTTTGATTTCCTGTATTATTGTAAAAGTCTTTTCGCCTAGTTCAAACCTTATTGGCCACATCCATAGAGGTGATATTAGTGTTTTGGCTCAAAAGTCAATAAACAGGTGTGTTTTTAAATTAATTCTTGCATTCTTTAGCACAGTGGTTGTTCTTAGTAAAAAATTTGAAGTTGATCTTAAATCTATTTCCCCACGAACAAACTCTTTGGTGATTCCTAATACATCGCTACTTGAAGGCCTAACCCGTAAACCTGATGTTGCAACCCGAAATGACTTTGTATGTGTATCGAATATTATAGAAACTAAAGGATTGGCTGATTTAGTTGAGGCATTTTCTGATTATCGCCTGAAGGATTATAGGCTTAAAATAGTTGGAAATATCTATGACAAATTATTTTATGACAACCTAATAAGAAACAAAAGTTCAAATGTTGAGTTTATAACAGATTCGGATAGGGAAAAAGTAAATGCACTTATTTTAAGTTCACAATGTTTAATACTTCCGTCATGGAATGAGGGACAACCCCTTGTGATTCTTGAGGCCATGTCGGTAGGGCTACCAATAATTGCAACAAATGTTGGTGATATTGAAAATATGCTAGGAACCGATTACCAATTTCTTTATGAGCCACACAATGTTAATATGCTTATTATTAAAGTACTGGAATTTATAAGTTTTGAGGCCAAGGATGAAATATCTTTAAAAATTCGTGAAAATTACCTGAAAAATTATTCCAGAGCTATATTTACTAACAATATTCATAAACTTTTCAAATGA
- a CDS encoding polysaccharide deacetylase family protein has product MNKLVYRYRSIFRRYLLNILSSGAKPHAGIHILNGHFLSVNNSASPEIFQKLLKNLNENGVKFINFEEAVNRIIKSEFPKNECLVAFTWDDGFEECFSKIKPVLDTWNLKAAFFINPNFIDGDSNYRENFKKNIVLTDKNPMTWQMIKQMSVEGHTIGAHTLDHLSLKTEDKDFLKHQIEGSKKIIEEQLNVEIKHFAFPFGQLKHISNVGVEIACKTFPYVYSQDNYRNYFSFGGRVINRRHFECDWPLNHVLYFLKSKSL; this is encoded by the coding sequence ATGAATAAATTGGTATATAGATACCGATCAATTTTCAGAAGATATCTTCTTAATATCCTTTCTTCTGGGGCAAAGCCTCATGCCGGGATTCATATTCTGAACGGACATTTTTTAAGTGTTAATAACAGTGCTTCGCCTGAGATTTTTCAGAAGCTTTTGAAGAACCTAAATGAAAATGGCGTAAAGTTTATCAATTTTGAGGAAGCAGTTAATAGAATAATAAAAAGTGAATTCCCTAAAAACGAATGCCTTGTGGCATTTACCTGGGACGATGGGTTTGAGGAGTGCTTCAGCAAAATAAAACCTGTACTGGACACTTGGAACCTGAAAGCTGCATTCTTTATTAATCCAAACTTTATTGATGGTGATAGTAATTACAGGGAGAACTTTAAAAAGAATATTGTTTTAACCGATAAGAACCCCATGACCTGGCAAATGATTAAACAGATGTCAGTAGAGGGGCATACCATTGGTGCACATACACTCGATCACTTATCGCTTAAAACAGAGGACAAAGATTTCCTCAAGCATCAGATTGAGGGAAGTAAGAAAATAATTGAGGAGCAACTGAATGTTGAGATAAAACATTTTGCCTTCCCTTTTGGGCAGCTAAAGCATATTAGTAATGTTGGAGTTGAAATAGCCTGCAAAACGTTTCCGTATGTGTATAGCCAGGACAACTATCGCAATTACTTTTCATTCGGAGGAAGGGTTATTAATCGCCGTCATTTTGAATGCGATTGGCCACTTAACCACGTGCTTTACTTTTTAAAATCAAAATCGCTTTGA
- the gmd gene encoding GDP-mannose 4,6-dehydratase — MPKKALITGITGQDGSYLAELLLEKGYEVHGIIRRASTFNTHRIDHLYKDRHNKDVRMFLHYGDMTDSSNLNRLLEKIEPDEIYNLAAQSHVKVSFEVPEYTAEVDAIGTLRFLDAIKDTGLKTRFYQASTSELYGLVQQVPQTEKTPFYPRSPYGVAKLYAYWITVNYREAYNIFACNGILFNHESPRRGETFVTRKITMAAARIKAGLQEKLFLGNLDARRDWGYAPEYVEGMWRMLQHSNPEDFVLATGKTYTVREFATLAFNELGIELEWSGKGADEKGIDKATGKVLVEIDPNYFRPTEVDLLVGDATKARTLLGWEPRVGIEELVRIMVRADWERVQTIL; from the coding sequence ATGCCCAAAAAAGCTCTAATAACAGGAATAACCGGCCAGGATGGTTCCTACCTTGCAGAACTTTTACTCGAAAAAGGGTATGAGGTTCACGGCATTATACGCCGGGCATCAACATTTAATACCCACAGGATCGATCATCTGTACAAGGACAGGCATAATAAGGATGTTCGTATGTTCCTGCACTATGGCGATATGACCGATTCCAGCAACCTAAATCGTTTGCTCGAGAAGATTGAACCCGATGAGATTTATAATTTGGCTGCCCAAAGCCATGTAAAAGTTTCGTTTGAAGTTCCGGAATACACCGCTGAGGTTGACGCCATTGGAACCCTTCGTTTCCTCGACGCTATTAAGGATACAGGGTTAAAAACTAGATTCTATCAAGCTTCAACCAGCGAACTTTATGGTTTAGTACAGCAGGTGCCTCAAACCGAAAAAACACCCTTTTACCCTCGCAGCCCTTATGGTGTTGCAAAGCTTTACGCTTACTGGATAACCGTAAACTATCGCGAAGCGTACAATATTTTTGCCTGCAACGGAATTCTCTTTAACCATGAATCGCCACGGCGTGGAGAAACCTTTGTTACCCGAAAAATTACTATGGCAGCGGCAAGAATTAAGGCAGGATTGCAGGAAAAACTTTTTCTAGGCAATCTGGATGCACGCCGCGACTGGGGGTACGCCCCTGAGTATGTGGAAGGAATGTGGCGAATGCTTCAGCATTCAAATCCTGAGGATTTTGTACTTGCAACCGGTAAAACGTATACTGTTCGGGAGTTTGCCACGCTTGCTTTTAATGAGTTAGGAATTGAACTTGAATGGAGCGGCAAAGGTGCTGATGAAAAAGGCATTGACAAAGCTACCGGCAAAGTTCTAGTTGAGATTGATCCTAACTATTTCCGTCCAACCGAGGTTGACCTATTGGTTGGCGATGCAACAAAAGCTAGGACTTTGCTGGGCTGGGAACCCCGGGTAGGAATTGAAGAGCTAGTTCGTATTATGGTTAGAGCTGATTGGGAAAGGGTTCAAACAATCTTATAA
- a CDS encoding glycosyltransferase family 4 protein, protein MREKEILLISQVFYPDQVAVSNLFTKLFERIADSNIFTINVWCAQPSYSTTERQPKTRVHNGIRIQYLPSTNFKKDRLFGRFLNVTTYSLSVLFKLIFKRSTGLIVVHTTPPLLAILVVGIAKLKREKVVYILMDIFPDGLIRLGKVSPKNPFIRLWKNLHRKALIGSHRVIAIGRDMANWVRDEAPNLPNERLKVIPLWQDERLISPVDFLNNPFVLKHNLSDYFVVQFSGNMGLWNDLDTVGRAVAKGVDGVKFVFIGDGIRKKELVNAMGEKVNECLFLPFLENDDYAYSVTACHCGLVTLRSEAVGMGVPSKIFGIMAAGMPVLAVAPMSSELALIVKESDCGLVVEPGDHLGLLQSILFLKENEEIRVKMGLNARLAFEKKYTISKGVENYINLFNELLS, encoded by the coding sequence ATGAGGGAAAAAGAAATACTTCTGATTTCTCAAGTTTTCTATCCTGACCAGGTGGCAGTTTCAAACCTGTTTACTAAACTTTTTGAACGTATAGCTGATTCAAATATCTTCACAATAAATGTTTGGTGTGCTCAACCTTCTTATTCCACAACTGAGCGGCAACCAAAAACTCGAGTTCATAACGGAATAAGAATCCAGTATTTACCATCAACTAACTTTAAAAAGGATAGACTATTTGGTAGATTTTTAAATGTTACTACCTATTCCCTAAGCGTTCTGTTTAAGTTGATATTTAAACGTTCAACAGGTTTGATAGTTGTACATACTACTCCTCCATTACTTGCAATACTGGTGGTTGGTATTGCAAAGCTTAAGAGGGAGAAAGTAGTATATATTTTAATGGATATTTTTCCTGATGGTTTAATCCGATTAGGCAAAGTTTCTCCTAAGAATCCGTTTATCAGGCTCTGGAAAAATTTACATCGTAAAGCATTGATTGGCAGCCATAGGGTAATAGCTATAGGTCGCGATATGGCCAATTGGGTTAGGGATGAGGCGCCAAATCTACCCAACGAAAGGTTAAAGGTTATTCCTTTGTGGCAGGATGAGAGACTTATATCTCCAGTGGATTTTTTAAACAATCCCTTTGTGCTTAAGCACAACCTTTCAGATTATTTTGTGGTGCAGTTCTCAGGCAACATGGGACTATGGAACGATTTGGATACTGTAGGTCGGGCAGTGGCAAAAGGGGTCGATGGGGTCAAATTCGTTTTTATTGGCGATGGAATAAGGAAAAAGGAGTTGGTAAACGCCATGGGCGAGAAAGTGAACGAATGTTTATTCCTCCCATTCCTGGAGAACGATGATTATGCCTATTCTGTAACTGCGTGCCATTGTGGGTTGGTTACTTTACGATCGGAGGCTGTGGGAATGGGAGTTCCAAGTAAAATATTTGGCATTATGGCAGCAGGAATGCCAGTACTGGCGGTTGCCCCAATGAGCTCAGAGTTGGCTTTAATTGTTAAAGAATCGGATTGTGGGCTAGTTGTGGAACCAGGCGACCACCTTGGTCTGTTACAAAGTATACTTTTCCTTAAAGAAAACGAAGAGATCAGGGTGAAAATGGGGCTTAACGCCCGATTGGCATTCGAAAAAAAATATACTATCAGTAAAGGGGTTGAAAATTACATTAATTTGTTTAACGAGTTACTTTCATGA
- a CDS encoding glycosyltransferase family 4 protein, with product MKKVLFIEPVIAHYRRDTFNLIFSNKDFSCAILAGNEFEGVNPVSIEHSIMCNYFSFTLFGHRFYYLKKALREVKFYRPDAIVCSGVDFHHLHTILIFLWAKINGVKFIWWSHATEGKQGRFGLLLRKFFYKYSSGIMAYSSAGLVRMQKLGIPTSKVTVVGNSMNNEDYGLNINQIHSDTFTLLFSGRITPEKKLDVLVRALSIISNKIQGLRCIIVGGGDIESLVSLSKELGIEKHIEFVGPVYGINLKQYFAQSRLFVYPGGIGLSMAHALSYGLPVITTDAMNEHGPEVELLKPGINGAFFHDGDPQNLAEVITEWYNILNPNSSVISKACRDTLTEFGYYPEMVSSKVISFLTNKIR from the coding sequence TTGAAAAAAGTACTTTTCATAGAACCTGTTATTGCACATTACAGGAGAGATACTTTTAATTTGATTTTTTCAAATAAGGATTTTTCCTGTGCTATTTTAGCAGGTAACGAGTTTGAAGGGGTTAATCCCGTAAGTATTGAACATTCAATAATGTGTAACTATTTTTCTTTTACCCTATTTGGGCATCGGTTTTATTACCTTAAAAAAGCTCTAAGAGAGGTAAAATTTTATAGACCTGATGCTATTGTTTGTTCTGGGGTTGACTTTCATCACCTCCATACTATTCTAATTTTTTTATGGGCAAAGATAAATGGAGTAAAATTTATATGGTGGTCGCATGCCACTGAGGGCAAGCAGGGAAGGTTTGGCTTATTGCTTCGTAAATTTTTTTATAAGTACTCCTCAGGAATAATGGCTTATAGTTCAGCTGGTTTAGTAAGAATGCAAAAATTAGGTATCCCTACCAGCAAAGTTACTGTGGTGGGTAATTCAATGAATAATGAAGATTATGGATTAAATATTAATCAAATACACAGCGATACTTTTACCTTACTTTTTTCTGGCAGAATTACACCTGAAAAGAAGTTGGATGTACTAGTTAGAGCGTTGTCTATTATTTCAAATAAAATTCAAGGTCTTAGATGTATTATAGTTGGAGGTGGCGATATTGAATCTTTAGTGAGTTTATCCAAGGAACTTGGTATTGAGAAACATATTGAGTTTGTTGGTCCGGTATATGGTATCAATCTAAAACAATACTTTGCCCAATCAAGATTATTTGTCTACCCGGGTGGGATAGGACTGTCAATGGCACATGCATTATCATACGGTTTACCAGTAATCACCACAGACGCCATGAACGAGCATGGTCCTGAAGTTGAGTTGCTTAAACCTGGAATAAATGGAGCTTTCTTCCATGATGGAGATCCCCAAAACCTTGCCGAGGTTATTACTGAGTGGTATAATATTTTGAATCCCAATTCTAGTGTTATTAGTAAGGCTTGTAGGGATACTCTTACAGAGTTTGGTTATTATCCTGAAATGGTAAGCAGCAAGGTAATTTCATTCCTCACTAATAAAATTAGGTAG
- a CDS encoding GDP-L-fucose synthase family protein, with product MERSSKIYVAGHTGLVGTAIVRKLKEKGYSNIVTRTHAELELLDYNAVINFFNSEKPDYVFLAAARVGGIMANNTYRAQFIFENLQIQNNIIHASYLNGVKKLLFLGSSCIYPREAPQPIKEEYLLTSPLEYTNEPYAIAKIAGIKMCESYNLQYGTNFISVMPTNLYGPNDNYDLAKSHVLPAIIRKMHLAKCLEQNNWKAIRNDLSVLPIDRVGGNAKEDEILEVLAKYGIQKSSGCEGKVIVTLWGSGKPMREFLHSSDMADACVFIMEKVNFSDLSRGMSEVRNTHVNIGTGKDISIAELAQLVRGIVGFNGEIVWDSTKPDGTYRKLLDVNKLHNLGWTHKIDLNQGIRMVYQGYINARL from the coding sequence GTGGAAAGGAGTTCGAAAATTTATGTGGCGGGTCATACCGGTTTGGTTGGCACCGCCATTGTTCGTAAATTAAAGGAAAAGGGCTATTCAAATATTGTTACACGAACCCACGCCGAGTTGGAACTACTTGATTATAACGCGGTAATTAATTTTTTTAATTCCGAAAAACCCGATTATGTATTTCTTGCTGCTGCTCGGGTAGGTGGAATAATGGCTAATAATACCTATAGGGCGCAATTTATCTTTGAGAATCTCCAAATCCAGAATAATATTATCCATGCCTCGTATTTGAATGGAGTGAAGAAACTCCTATTTCTAGGGAGTTCCTGTATTTACCCACGCGAGGCCCCTCAGCCTATCAAGGAGGAATATCTCTTAACATCACCACTGGAATATACCAATGAGCCCTATGCTATTGCCAAAATTGCTGGTATAAAAATGTGTGAATCGTATAACTTACAGTATGGCACCAACTTTATTTCGGTTATGCCAACAAACCTGTACGGGCCAAACGATAACTACGATTTAGCAAAAAGCCATGTGTTACCGGCTATTATCCGTAAAATGCATTTAGCTAAATGCCTTGAGCAAAATAATTGGAAAGCTATTCGTAACGATTTATCAGTGCTGCCCATTGATAGAGTGGGGGGTAATGCAAAAGAAGATGAGATACTAGAAGTGCTGGCCAAATATGGGATACAAAAATCAAGCGGTTGCGAGGGAAAGGTAATCGTAACGCTTTGGGGATCGGGCAAGCCCATGAGGGAGTTTCTTCACTCTAGCGATATGGCCGATGCCTGTGTTTTTATTATGGAAAAAGTAAATTTCTCCGATTTATCCCGCGGAATGAGTGAAGTACGAAATACTCATGTAAACATTGGAACTGGTAAAGATATATCGATAGCCGAACTTGCCCAGCTAGTTAGGGGAATAGTAGGTTTTAATGGAGAAATTGTGTGGGATTCAACTAAGCCAGATGGAACTTACAGAAAATTACTGGATGTAAATAAATTACATAATCTTGGTTGGACCCATAAAATTGATCTAAATCAAGGCATAAGAATGGTTTATCAGGGTTATATTAATGCTAGGCTATAG
- a CDS encoding NAD-dependent epimerase/dehydratase family protein, with protein sequence MNRKILIIGKNSFIGKGYIEYSRYSSIEEVDIKSLGIEGINFEGVDTVLHLAAIVHQSGRISKQEYIRINSDLPVEVAIRARKAGVKQFVFISTTKVYGDEQLMNMVCSEQTECKPNDSYGLSKLMAEERLIALDTPSFTVSVIRTPLVYGKGVKANMLSLMKLVRYIPFLPFKGVDASRSITFIGNLAAYIDRVIEIRAKGIFLAQDERPVSVEELVNLIAIGLKRKVVIFPPGKFLISLIKKFLPAIYSRLYGSSEVDNSLTINALGLNIPYSTREGIEVMTNYYRCFDGK encoded by the coding sequence ATGAACCGTAAGATATTGATTATTGGAAAAAATAGTTTTATTGGTAAAGGCTACATAGAGTATAGCCGTTATTCTAGTATTGAAGAGGTGGATATTAAATCACTAGGTATTGAAGGGATAAATTTTGAGGGGGTTGATACTGTGCTTCATTTAGCGGCAATTGTGCATCAAAGTGGTAGAATTAGCAAGCAAGAGTATATACGTATTAATTCGGATTTACCTGTTGAGGTTGCAATTAGGGCTCGCAAGGCAGGGGTTAAACAGTTTGTTTTCATTAGTACAACCAAGGTTTATGGCGATGAACAATTAATGAATATGGTATGTAGTGAACAAACAGAATGTAAGCCCAACGATTCATATGGATTAAGTAAGTTAATGGCCGAAGAGCGATTAATAGCTTTAGATACTCCTAGTTTTACCGTTAGCGTTATTCGTACACCTTTGGTTTATGGTAAAGGAGTAAAAGCAAATATGTTAAGTTTAATGAAACTGGTTAGGTACATACCATTTCTTCCTTTCAAGGGTGTAGATGCGAGCAGAAGTATCACATTTATTGGAAACTTAGCCGCATATATTGATAGAGTTATTGAAATACGGGCTAAGGGTATATTTCTAGCCCAGGATGAAAGGCCTGTCTCGGTGGAGGAGTTGGTTAACCTTATAGCAATTGGTTTAAAACGTAAGGTTGTGATTTTTCCGCCAGGGAAATTTCTGATTTCTTTAATTAAAAAGTTTCTCCCTGCAATTTATTCGCGGTTATATGGGAGTTCAGAAGTTGATAATTCATTAACTATTAATGCATTAGGGCTAAATATTCCTTATTCCACAAGGGAAGGAATTGAAGTTATGACTAATTATTACAGATGTTTTGATGGAAAATAA
- a CDS encoding polysaccharide deacetylase family protein, with product MTQFLGVDFSLSQTINIEQSRLLYSISPVYDFKRGIVSITFDDGYSSQFGLGLRALNRFNFPATLYLVSDFIDSAKAIELKRNLPFEHEIGSHSKHHYHLKSIENNCLIEEIYGSSYQLEKLLERRVLTFAYPWGEFNQNIKSTVAKFYIASRSANLGYYWLDRIDYYGLKVQAFNQGVESRTADKWVDFAIKNRCWLVEMIHGLEGNGYLPLDSADFVSHLEYINEKKDDLWVATVSDVIKYVSEASKTKVSCINCSDSLYYLTIVDELNDSIYNQEISIEFRIPDDWQQVNVLGAELFKIKYSGGNSFALINVLPSENPITIEPKSFKELVSHNNIRWVYQGQNPFVDKIRVAIYLPKVDDISVNLIAFNGAVLVQGYQSNVAGDVEIFLPTSSLPEG from the coding sequence TTGACTCAATTTCTTGGAGTTGATTTTTCTTTATCCCAAACAATTAATATTGAGCAATCTCGGCTGCTTTATAGCATTTCGCCTGTTTATGATTTTAAAAGAGGAATTGTTAGTATAACATTCGACGATGGCTACTCCTCACAGTTTGGTTTGGGGCTTCGTGCTCTTAACCGATTTAATTTCCCTGCAACACTTTATTTAGTTTCTGATTTTATTGATAGCGCTAAAGCGATTGAATTGAAAAGAAACTTGCCATTTGAACATGAAATTGGTTCACATTCAAAACATCATTATCACCTAAAATCAATCGAAAATAATTGTTTGATAGAGGAAATATATGGGTCTAGCTATCAGCTGGAAAAACTTTTAGAACGTAGAGTTTTAACCTTTGCATACCCTTGGGGTGAGTTTAATCAAAATATTAAAAGCACAGTTGCCAAATTTTATATAGCCTCACGTTCTGCAAATCTTGGATATTATTGGCTCGATAGGATTGATTATTATGGGTTAAAGGTACAAGCCTTTAATCAAGGTGTGGAAAGTCGTACTGCTGATAAGTGGGTAGATTTTGCTATAAAAAATAGGTGTTGGTTAGTTGAAATGATTCATGGGCTTGAAGGCAATGGCTATTTGCCTCTCGATTCTGCTGACTTTGTTTCACACCTGGAGTACATAAATGAAAAAAAAGACGATTTATGGGTTGCAACAGTGTCGGACGTAATTAAGTATGTGAGTGAAGCCAGCAAAACCAAAGTTTCATGTATTAACTGTTCTGATTCCCTCTATTATTTAACAATCGTAGATGAACTTAACGATTCGATTTATAACCAGGAAATCTCGATAGAGTTTCGTATTCCCGACGATTGGCAGCAGGTCAATGTACTTGGAGCAGAATTATTTAAAATTAAATACTCTGGGGGTAATAGCTTTGCTCTTATTAACGTATTACCCTCTGAGAATCCAATTACTATTGAACCTAAATCATTTAAGGAGTTAGTAAGCCATAATAACATAAGGTGGGTATATCAAGGGCAAAATCCTTTCGTGGATAAGATTAGAGTGGCCATTTACCTTCCCAAAGTTGATGATATCAGCGTCAACCTTATTGCATTTAACGGTGCTGTTTTAGTTCAAGGCTATCAGAGTAATGTAGCTGGCGATGTGGAAATATTTCTGCCTACATCTTCGTTACCCGAGGGTTAA